A single region of the Lycium barbarum isolate Lr01 chromosome 2, ASM1917538v2, whole genome shotgun sequence genome encodes:
- the LOC132628685 gene encoding uncharacterized protein LOC132628685 yields the protein MTEEIRNEQIASPQGSRRNSNDDEAENGVQVARSNLDRIFDMIEKQQQAITQLQDKDNRANGSNKDDEIRTEGQGDGNDRGLETSESSVVMKLLQDLSSRMEQNEKKLNIFNSQVDQIPGVPQILKGPDSKKYVQLPFPPSAAPKLIPKRFKMTDLSKYDETMDPQEHVTEYTCAIKGNDMQRDEIESVMLKTFDAFIKAHAGAKKVQARKADIFIIAQKDDELLREFVTRFQKEQMLLLAVPDEWAAEAFTKGLNPRSSSASLKLKKNLLEYPTGTWADVHNRYESKIRVENDQSKLSAGTVGRVKGHKKSKRVADSDLKALKDRYQPYGALERLNCRSERRQNNLYFPSVRSSGDKGYGRRPSSRGLQDKNATGTSFANNVESPRLSEYNFNIDAAELVLAIGRMEGAKFPKGILTDSNLRDRRLICAYHQTQGHQTEDCRHLRDEIARLLKEGHLREFLSDRSKANYGKNKDTNKPVELVNRQHVINIFIGGIDVVETTIVASKKTKVSVNQDNRSRDCLRNEAITFNHEDAEDIAHPHNFALVISVKINKFLVKCILIDPGSSTNIIQWRVLEQMAILDQIVLAVRVLNGFNMANETTKREIIVPVDASRMARLTNFYVIDYVMRYKALFGRPWIHDMEDVPSTLHVTLKFPTPKGINDIRGDQPAAEEMFTIEGTLKKKKDTKNKEIFAK from the exons ATGACTGAGGAAATCAGAAATGAACAAATTGCTTCGCCTCAAGGGTCCAGAAGGAATAGCAACGATGATGAAGCAGAAAACGGGGTACAGGTAGCTAGATCAAATTTGGACAGGATATTTGACATGATAGAAAAGCAGCAGCAGGCGATTACGCAGTTGCAAGATAAAGATAACAGAGCGAATGGGTCAAATAAAGACGACGAGATACGCACAGAAGGTCAAGGTGATGGAAATGATAGAGGTCTGGAGACAAGCGAATCCTCAGTGGTTATGAAATTACTCCAGGATCTCAGTAGCCGTATGGAACAGAATGAAAAAAAGTTGAATATTTTCAATTCACAGGTAGATCAGATTCCTGGAGTGCCCCAGATCTTGAAGGGACCCGATTCCAAGAAGTATGTTCAGTTGCCGTTCCCACCGAGTGCCGCTCCAAAGTTGATCCCTAAAAGGTTTAAGATGACAGATCTTTCAAAATATGATGAAACCATGGATCCACAAGAACATGTGACGGAGTATACGTGCGCAATCAAGGGCAATGATATGCAACGGGACGAAATTGAGTCAGTTATGCTCAAAACGTTTG ATGCGTTCATCAAGGCTCATGCTGGAGCGAAAAAAGTGCAAGCAAGGAAGGCCGATATATTCATAATAGCCCAGAAAGATGACGAGCTGTTGCGGGAGTTCGTGACAAGATTTCAAAAGGAACAAATGCTTCTTCTTGCAGTACCAGACGAATGGGCGGCGGAAGCCTTTACTAAAGGTTTAAATCCGAGAAGTTCTAGTGCCTCactgaaattgaagaaaaatttgTTGGAGTATCCTACAGGAACATGGGCGGATGTGCATAACCGGTATGAGTCAAAGATACGAGTAGAGAATGATCAGTCCAAGCTTTCGGCTGGGACTGTAGGAAGAGTCAAGGGacataaaaaatcaaaaagagtAGCAGATTCGGACTTGAAGGCATTAAAAGACAGATATCAGCCTTATGGAGCTTTGGAGCGGTTAAATTGCCGATCGGAGCGAAGGCAGAATAATCTATATTTCCCATCTGTGAGAAGTAGTGGTGACAAGGGTTATGGTCGCAGACCTTCAAGCAGAGGTTTACAAGATAAAAATGCCACTGGGACTTCCTTTGCTAATAATGTGGAAAGCCCCAGGTTGTCCGAATATAATTTCAACATAGATGCAGCAGAGTTAGTGTTAGCAATTGGGCGCATGGAAGGTGCCAAATTCCCAAAAGGTATCCTAACAGATTCTAATCTAAGGGATCGGAGGTTGATATGCGCATACCATCAAACGCAAGGCCATCAGACTGAAGATTGTCGTCATTTGAGAGATGAAATAGCACGGCTATTAAAGGAAGGACACTTGAGAGAATTCTTAAGTGATCGGTCCAAGGCAAATTACGGCAAAAATAAAGATACAAATAAACCTGTAGAACTAGTTAATCGTCAACATGTTATTAACATTTTTATCGGAGGAATAGACGTTGTAGAAACCACCATCGTGGCTTCGAAGAAAACGAAGGTGTCGGTAAACCAAGATAACAGATCCAGGGATTGCTTACGGAATGAAGCAATCACATTTAATCATGAAGACGCAGAGGATATTGCTCATCCACACAATTTTGCGTTGGTAATTTCTGTTAAAATTAATAAGTTTCTTGTTAAAtgtattttgattgatccaggtagctcgacCAATATAATCCAATGGAGAGTGTTAGAGCAAATGGCTATACTCGATCAAATTGTTCTGGCAGTTCGAGTTCTGAATGGTTTTAATATGGCGAATGAAACAACAAAAAGAGAAATCATCGTACCAGTTGATGCATCCAGAATGGCCCGACTAACAAATTTTTATGTCATAGACTATGTGATGAGGTACAAGGCGTTATTTGGTAGACCATGGATACATGATATGGAGGATGTGCCATCAACTTTGCATGTGACACTAAAGTTTCCTACTCCGAAAGGGATTAACGACATTCGAGGAGATCAACCAGCGGCTGAGGAAATGTTTACGATTGAGGGAACattgaaaaaaaagaaagacaCGAAGAATAAAGAAATATTTGCTAAATAG